One Fuerstiella marisgermanici DNA window includes the following coding sequences:
- a CDS encoding glycosyltransferase family 4 protein: protein MVQSLTIAQLVPQLHNGGVERGTLEINRALVAAGHRSIVISGGGQMVTQLECEGGEHVEMQIWKKSPRTLRSVGQLRRWMQQVKPDAVHARSRIPAWVTWLAWRKLPVPTRPRYLTTVHGLNRPNAYSRIMTSGERVIAVSNTCRDVLLKNYPGVDPQKITVVHRGVDPTEFPYGYQPSSQWLTNWYQQYPQLKGQFVACVPGRVTRLKGHFDFLKALRILADRDVKVCGVIAGGEDPRRKIYACELRAMVEDLQLQDRIVFTGHRSDIRDVIVACDAVISTTAEPPESFGRAVLESVRLGKITLGYNHGGVGEVLSTVFPDGLIPLRDIAALADRLQAAKAGNISLPTENSSFLLEKMQSDTLKIYHELCSESRHA, encoded by the coding sequence TTGGTTCAGTCACTCACGATCGCTCAGTTAGTTCCGCAGTTGCACAACGGAGGCGTCGAACGGGGCACGCTTGAGATCAACCGCGCATTGGTGGCGGCAGGTCATCGCAGTATTGTGATCTCCGGCGGCGGGCAGATGGTCACGCAGCTCGAATGCGAAGGCGGCGAGCACGTTGAAATGCAGATCTGGAAAAAAAGCCCCCGAACATTGAGGTCCGTTGGCCAGCTTCGGCGTTGGATGCAGCAGGTGAAGCCCGATGCCGTGCACGCACGGTCTCGAATACCGGCATGGGTCACATGGCTGGCGTGGCGAAAACTGCCGGTTCCGACCCGGCCGCGATATCTGACCACGGTTCATGGCCTGAACCGCCCGAACGCCTACAGCCGGATAATGACGTCCGGTGAACGAGTGATCGCGGTTTCAAACACTTGCCGAGATGTACTGCTGAAAAATTATCCGGGTGTCGATCCACAGAAAATCACCGTGGTTCATCGCGGCGTTGACCCAACCGAATTTCCGTACGGTTACCAACCAAGTTCACAGTGGCTAACGAACTGGTACCAGCAGTATCCGCAGCTTAAGGGGCAGTTCGTTGCCTGCGTCCCCGGTCGAGTGACAAGGTTGAAAGGGCACTTCGATTTCCTGAAGGCGCTGCGAATACTGGCTGATCGCGATGTCAAAGTATGCGGCGTGATCGCTGGCGGAGAAGACCCGCGTCGTAAAATCTATGCTTGTGAACTTCGTGCCATGGTCGAGGATCTGCAGTTGCAGGATCGAATCGTTTTCACAGGACATCGATCGGACATTCGAGACGTCATCGTGGCATGTGATGCCGTGATTTCCACGACTGCAGAGCCACCTGAAAGTTTTGGCCGTGCTGTGTTGGAATCAGTCCGGCTGGGAAAAATCACTCTCGGTTACAATCACGGGGGTGTCGGAGAAGTACTGTCGACCGTGTTTCCTGATGGGCTGATACCGCTTAGAGACATCGCGGCGCTGGCGGATCGTTTGCAGGCAGCGAAAGCCGGCAATATCTCGCTGCCGACGGAGAACTCCAGCTTTCTATTGGAAAAAATGCAGTCGGATACTCTGAAAATTTACCACGAACTCTGTTCAGAGAGTCGTCATGCCTAG
- a CDS encoding 2OG-Fe(II) oxygenase has protein sequence MSHRTESILSLERFKSPDTLVLSEPFPMLIAENQLPGELADELEKDFPRQKEAGYLPFEPQECGPTIESVVDQMTSPEFADAIGNSLGVDNLGQYPTMVSICRSLKKHHGRIHTDGSSKIVTALLYLNPDWMQSSDGCLRFLERIDDFEAMVVPEVRPVYGTLAAFRRADNSFHGHLPFQGERRVIQVAWLTSEAEKLRKTQRGRTSRFLKWVSGSLRKSA, from the coding sequence ATGTCGCATCGAACGGAATCGATACTGTCACTGGAACGTTTTAAAAGCCCGGATACCCTGGTGCTGAGCGAACCGTTTCCGATGCTGATTGCTGAGAATCAGTTGCCTGGAGAGCTTGCCGATGAATTGGAAAAGGATTTCCCACGTCAAAAGGAAGCCGGTTACCTGCCGTTCGAACCTCAGGAATGTGGCCCGACTATCGAATCGGTTGTTGATCAAATGACTTCGCCCGAGTTCGCCGATGCGATCGGCAACAGTCTGGGCGTAGACAATCTCGGCCAGTACCCAACAATGGTGTCCATCTGCCGGTCGTTAAAAAAGCACCACGGACGCATTCACACGGATGGCTCGTCCAAGATTGTAACGGCATTGCTGTATCTAAATCCGGACTGGATGCAGTCGAGCGACGGGTGTCTGCGATTTCTGGAACGAATCGATGACTTTGAGGCGATGGTAGTCCCGGAAGTCCGTCCCGTGTATGGCACATTGGCAGCATTCCGCCGAGCAGACAATTCGTTTCACGGGCACCTGCCGTTTCAGGGAGAGCGGCGCGTGATACAGGTGGCATGGTTAACCAGTGAAGCTGAAAAACTGAGGAAAACGCAACGTGGCCGAACCTCACGCTTTCTAAAATGGGTTTCCGGCTCACTTCGAAAAAGTGCTTAG
- a CDS encoding YrbL family protein yields the protein MATDRPCTEATFIKLADQEPFGVGGRRLCFTHPDDPGKCIKVLRQDQQRTIRGKRSGIVPARLRRRYDNNADEQQILEDLYRRIGPAMSQHLPVSHGIVATDLGPGLVLDLVRDWNGQISRSLRELISTGHELDEFRPAFEKFGQFLMAYTVLTRSLLDHNLAVQSRRDGSWQIYLIDGLGDPAFLPVARWVQSIGARKVRRRLAAAWPRFERFNRNGGVTPELIANSTWGQGFLNHRG from the coding sequence ATGGCGACTGACAGGCCATGCACAGAAGCCACTTTTATAAAACTCGCCGACCAGGAGCCATTTGGCGTCGGAGGCCGGCGGCTGTGTTTCACTCACCCCGACGACCCCGGAAAATGTATAAAGGTTCTGCGGCAGGACCAGCAGCGTACGATCCGAGGGAAACGTAGCGGCATTGTCCCCGCCCGGCTGCGACGTAGATATGACAACAATGCTGACGAACAACAGATTCTTGAGGACCTGTATCGGCGCATCGGACCGGCAATGAGTCAGCATCTTCCGGTCAGCCACGGAATCGTTGCTACAGACCTGGGGCCTGGATTGGTTCTGGATTTGGTCCGTGACTGGAACGGGCAGATCTCCCGCAGCCTGCGTGAGTTGATTTCGACCGGTCACGAATTGGATGAATTCCGCCCAGCCTTCGAAAAATTCGGCCAGTTTTTGATGGCCTACACTGTGCTGACTCGTTCGCTACTGGACCACAACCTGGCCGTTCAGTCACGTAGAGATGGATCGTGGCAGATCTATCTGATTGACGGCCTGGGAGACCCCGCCTTTCTTCCCGTAGCCCGCTGGGTGCAGTCCATTGGCGCCCGAAAGGTACGCAGGCGGTTGGCGGCAGCGTGGCCTCGATTCGAGCGATTCAATCGCAATGGAGGCGTGACACCGGAGCTGATCGCAAACAGCACATGGGGACAGGGCTTTCTGAATCATCGGGGCTGA
- a CDS encoding phosphotransferase yields MALAIRWIKRRYEHSLLSPRRKELELEISNAWGRAIRLIPASTSESYDEIHYAVDQGQRLAVVRVNSPFRKTPEDVAPHCAGFPLQPKQRLNHEWNAYSKLAPHQLSPEPLWRTDDAIACSWLSWPRASRYLVQHRSRFWEVIQRVLPAIRAMHDNGVTHLDMNPGNLMLDPDSNRVAIIDFEFAPSEWITHAQQKGFDYLRLMADCTKRRRGGRQFEANVDRMVNLLDQYVDEESRDADLRFSTTLLQRLNANPELCNQLRRVFRRL; encoded by the coding sequence ATGGCACTGGCGATTCGCTGGATTAAAAGACGTTACGAACATTCGTTGCTGTCGCCTCGTCGCAAAGAACTTGAACTGGAAATTTCGAATGCTTGGGGGCGGGCAATACGCTTAATCCCGGCGTCGACGTCCGAAAGTTACGACGAAATTCACTATGCTGTAGATCAGGGGCAGCGGCTTGCCGTTGTACGAGTCAACAGCCCGTTTCGAAAAACGCCGGAAGACGTGGCCCCGCACTGCGCCGGGTTTCCTCTGCAGCCAAAGCAACGACTCAATCATGAATGGAATGCGTATTCGAAATTGGCACCCCATCAGCTAAGCCCGGAACCTTTGTGGCGCACGGACGATGCTATTGCCTGCTCATGGCTTAGCTGGCCTCGAGCATCCCGATATCTGGTGCAACACCGCAGCCGCTTCTGGGAAGTGATTCAGCGGGTACTACCCGCAATTCGTGCCATGCACGACAACGGAGTTACGCATCTGGATATGAACCCGGGCAATCTGATGCTGGACCCCGACAGCAATCGTGTCGCCATCATTGACTTCGAATTCGCACCGTCCGAATGGATCACTCATGCTCAGCAAAAAGGCTTCGACTACCTGCGTCTGATGGCCGACTGCACGAAACGCCGTCGAGGTGGGCGTCAATTTGAAGCGAACGTCGATCGCATGGTAAACCTGCTCGATCAATACGTCGACGAAGAATCGCGCGATGCGGACCTGAGATTTTCTACAACGCTACTTCAACGGCTGAACGCAAATCCGGAATTGTGCAACCAGCTTCGCAGGGTCTTTCGCAGACTGTAA